Genomic segment of Paenalkalicoccus suaedae:
TACGTAGCTGCCGCACTTGTAGCAGTTGCCGAATTAATTCGTTTTGTGCTTATGTTCTTAGCGATGAATAGAGACTAAAGTAAAGCCAGGCAGTTACTGCCTGGCTTTTTGTGTAGAGTTTTTTGTTGGAGATGGTGTAAGCATCTCTCGAGTTGGAGTGTGAATTGCGTGTGGTCAGAAAAACCGCGCGAATCGGAGAGCGAATCGCGAGATATTCCATCACAATTGCGCAACGAAAAAATCACATCGTTATACCAACGACTTACACCCCTAGAGGTCGCTTGTTTTCGTCTAATGTAAATCCTTCTCCCATGACGTCTTGTACATCTTGAAGCGTGACGAAGGCATGAGGATCAACACGTGCGATCGTTTTCTTTAAACGAACCATTTCATTTCTGCCAACTACACAATAAAGGACTTCGCGGTCGTTACCAGTGAAGGAGCCACGACCTTTTAACATCGTCGCACCGCGATCCATTTCCTCTAGAATAGCTGTTGCGATCTCTGGTACATGATCGGAAATGATCATGGCAGCTTTACCGGAGTAAGCTCCTTGTTGCATAAAGTCGATGACTTTTGCCGCTACAAATACGGCGACAATCGTATACATGGCTTCACGGTAGTCAAGGTAAATAAGGGAGGCTGTTATGACGACTGCATCAAATACAAACATCGTACGTCCCATACTCCACCCAAAGTAGTTAAAGCCTAGCTTTGCGATAATATCTACCCCACCAGTAGTGCCTCCAACTCGAAACACGATGCCTAAACCGACTCCAATAAATACGCCGGCAAACAGTGCTGCGAGCGTCATATCATCTTGTAAAGGTAAGGACATGATAGGGTATGCTTGGAATAACCATAAAAACACGGAAACGCCGACTGTTCCGATCACCGTGTAAATAAATACGTTACGGCCAAGTATTTTCCATCCGATAATAAATAAAGGAATATTTAATAAAAGGTTCGTGTATGCAGGGTTAAACTCAAACATAAAAAATAAAATAAGCGTAATTCCTGTAAATCCGCCGTCTGCTAAATTATTTTCCATATTAAAATAAACAAGTCCAAAAGATAAAATGGCAGTTCCTAATAAAATAAGCAAGATATGACGAATTTTAATTGGTGGATACATAGATGACACCTCCTGAAAGTAATAATGCCTGCTATAGTATATCGAATAGCGGTCATTATGAGAAGAAAAGATTTGTCAAAGGCGGTGGGATTCTGTACGATAAGCGTGTAGCTTAAATAGGAGTGAGTACATAATGACTAAAAAGACAATGGAAGAGATGCAACAAGAAGTAGACGCGTACATTTCTCAATTTAAAGAGGGTTACTTTTCGCCACTTGCCATGATGGCTCGTATGACTGAAGAGGTGGGAGAGCTCGCGCGTGAGGTTAACCACTATTATGGCGAAAAGCCAAAGAAGAGTTCTGAAGAGGATCGATCGATGGAACAGGAGCTTGGCGATATCTTATTCGTGATGATTTGCTTTGCTAATTCGCTTGATATCGACATGGAAGAAGCATTCGATTTAGTTATGAATAAATTTAACACAAGAGATAAGGATAGATGGACAAAGATTGAGGAGGAAGAGAAATGATACATATCGTGATTGCAGGCCCAAGAGGAAATATGGGGAAAGAAGCTGTTAAAATGGTCATGGGTGAGGAAACGTTTACGTTAACAGCAGTCGTAGACCGTAAACATGATGGAGCTCGTTTGAAGGATGTGGCCCCCGACTTAGATGCGGACGTACCAGTATATACAAACATGGAAGAATGTTTCCAAAAAGAGGTATGTGATGTATTAATCGATTTAACAAGTCCTGAGACTGGTAAGCAGCATATGGTAACGGCATTTAATTATAACGTGCGACCAGTTGTCGGAACGACAGGATTTACGGATGAAGATATTGAGGAGCTTACGAAAACTGCATCGGAAAAAGAATTAGGGGCGATTATTGCGCCGAATTTTGCTATTGGTGCCATTCTTTTAATGAAATTTTCGAAGCAAGCAGCTAAATATATGACGGATGTTGAGATTATTGAGCAGCACCATGATAAAAAGCTAGATGCTCCTTCTGGAACGGCGATTAAAACAGCTCAAATGATCGCGGAAGTGAGAGAAGAAAAAACACAGGGTCACGTAGATGAAACGGAGACGCTACAAGGGGCGCGAGGAGCTGACTTTGAAGGGATGCGCATCCATAGCGTTCGATTACCAGGAAGAGTTGCGCACCAAGAGGTCCTATTTGGTGGACAAGGTCAAACATTGACTTTAAGACACGATTCATTAGACCGTACCTCTTTCATGCCAGGTGTGAAGCTAGCTGTAGATGAGGTTATGCATTTAAAAACGCTCGTATATGGACTTGATCAACTTATCGACTAAGGGGGAGAAAAAATGAATATTGCATGCATCGCTCACGATCAAAAGAAGGATGAACTTGTTAATTTTACGATAGCTTATGAGCCTGTGCTAAAAGATCATACGTTATTTGCAACGGGAACAACGGGAACTCGTATTATGGAAGCAACAAATCTTTCTGTCCATCGTTTTAGGTCAGGTCCATTAGGCGGTGATCAGCAAATCGGTGCAAAGATAGCTGAAAATGAGATGGATCTTGTCTTATTCTTTAAAGATCCACTTACTGCTCAGCCTCATGAGCCAGATATTTCTGCGCTCATTCGCCTTTGTGATGTGTACGAGATTCCACTTGCAACCAATCTTGCTACTGCCGAAATTCTTATTGCTGGTCTTTCTCGTGGAGATTTTGATTTTCGCGAGCTTGCAAAAAGGAGGAAGTAAGTGTCACACACGGATATATTAGCAGTTGGAGCCCACCCAGACGATGTAGAAATCGGCATGGGGGGGACTCTTTATAAATATAGAGATAAAAAAACAATGATTGTCCATTTAACTCAGGCGGAGCTTAGCTCAAACGGTACTGTTGCTACAAGATTAGAGGAATCTAAACGTGCGTGTGACATTCTAAACGTAGATAAAACAACAACCTTAACGTTTCCTGATAGGGGGTTATACACGCAGAGAGATAAAGTTATTGATGAACTTGTAAAAATTATTCGCGAGACTAAACCGCGCTTCTTATTTGCTCCATCGAAAATAGACCGTCACCCTGACCACGGCATGTGTGCGGAGCTTGTAGCAGAAGCTTTTTTTAATAGCGGCATAAAACGGTTCAAGCCAGAGCTTGGAGATGCGTTTAGGCCAAAGGCTCTGTACTTTTATCAAATTAATGGATTACATACACCGGATTTCACAATAGACATCTCCAAGAGTTTAGAAAAGAAGCAGGAGGCGCTTGAGGCGTTTAAAAGTCAGTTTGAGTCAACTAGTACCTCAACACAGACACCGCTTAATAATGGGTACGTAGAGGACGTTTTAGCAAGAGATAAATTAATAGGTCGCAACTCAGGCGTTTTGTATGCGGAGGGGTTTTTGACACATCATCAGTACATTACAAAAGAGTTATTCAATTAAAAGGAGCTTTTTAGCATGAAAATTGGTATTACGTGCTATCCAACGGTAGGAGGCTCAGGCATCGTTGCAACCGAGCTCGGCTTAGCGTTGGCTGAAAAAGGTCACGAGGTTCATTTTATTACCTCCAGTTTACCTTTTCGTTTAGACGACTCTCATACAAATATTTATTACCACGAGGTATCTGTCAGCTCGTACGCAGTTTTTCAGTACCCACCTTATGATTTGGCGCTTGCATCTAAAATGGCGGATGTGATTAAAGAGGAAAAACTAGATATCCTTCACGTCCATTACGCGATCCCACACGCCGTGAGTGCATTTTTAGCGAAAGAGATGGTGGATGGGAATGTGAGAATAGTAACAACACTTCACGGAACCGACATAACGGTACTAGGTGATGATCCAACACTCAGCAACATGATTCGTTTTAGTATAGAGAAATCAGATATCGTAACTGCTGTATCGGACGATCTTATTCGCCAGACGAGGGAGCTACTTCACGTTAAAAAGGATATCCACACCGTCTATAACTTTATTGATGAGCGCATTTATCATCCCCGGGCAACTGTAAATACAAAAAAGGAATTGCAAATTAAAGATGAACAAAAAGTGCTCATCCATATTTCGAACTTTCGCAAAGTAAAGCGCGTAGATGATGTCGTTCGCGTCTTTCATCTTGTCCAAAAAGAAATAGACAGTGTTTTACTTTTAGTAGGAGATGGACCCGAGCTTCCTATCATTCGTCAGTTAGTGAAGGATTTAGGGATTTCGGATCGTGTACGAATTTTAGGGAGTCAAAAACGTGTGGCGGAGCTTTTATCTATTAGTGATGTGAAGTTGCTACTATCTTCAAAAGAGAGCTTCGGTTTAGTGCTATTAGAAGCGATGGCGTGTGGAGTTCCTGTCGTTGGAACGGATATAGGAGGCATTCCTGAGGTCATTGAAGATAACGTAAGCGGGTTTATTTGTAAGCTGGGAGATATTGAGGATATTGCTCAAAAGACTGTAGAACTTCTTGAAGATGAGCGACTTCATGAGAATATGGCTATTGCCGCAAGAAAACGCGCTACCGTTGATTTTCACAAGCAAAAAATTGTGCATCAATATGAGGTGCTTTATGAAAGAGCTCTTCATGATAAAGAGTAAGGTTTTTACAAAGCTCGTGGAAACGGGATATGAAACATACGTTGTCGGAGGCGCGGTTCGAGACGCACTATTAGGAAAGCCTTCAAGAGATATTGACATCGCCTGCGCTATCTCGGAGGATGCTCTGCGTTCAGTATTTACTCGCGTCGTAGCGATTGGAAGAGAGAAGCAGTCCTACTTAGTTTTTCATCAAGGGGAGCGCGCAGAAGTAACATTAATGGTGGATACACCTATTGAGGAAGATTTAAAAAGGCGCGATTTCACAGTCAATGCAATCGCAGCGGCAGGAAGCGTCTTGATTGATCCTTTTAACGGTCAGCGTGCATTAAAAGAGAAGAGATTATCTCAAGTGACGTCTCAAAGTTTTATACACGATCCTATACGTTTGTTGCGTGCCGTTCGAATGGAGCAACAGCTTGATGTGACAATGGATGCAAAAACCTTTTCGTCTTTCGTTGAAAATAGGGAGTTACTTTTTACAGCAAGTAAAGAACGAATTATTCAAGAGCTATTAAAGCTGAGGAACGAGATAAAACATTCCTCACGGGTACTAGAATTACTAGAGACATTAGGGTTCGCCGTATCAGAAGAATTTGCGCCCCAACTAATTAAGATTGCTCAAAGATCAGATACGTCTTTCTTAGCAGTACTTTTAACTGACAAGAGACGCGTTTCCCTTCTCCCTAAAAAGCTAAAGCAGAGGGTATTGCTGTATCATGCGTATGTAGAGCGTGTGCCCACATCCATAGATCTGCTTCGACTAAATCGTGAAGAAGTCCGTGACGTATCGTTTTTAAGGGAGCTGCGTGGATCTAAAACCAATCTGTTGGATCAGTATGACCGCCTGCCGATAAAAGACATAGGTGACCTCAGCGTTACTGGTCTAGACTTAATTCAAGCAGGAGTGGAGCAAGGACCAGAGATTGCTCATGTCAAAACACAGCTTCTTATCCGCATTTTGAATGGAAAGCTTAACAACGAGAAGGAAACGTTGCTACGGTTTGTTAAACAGGAGATGATTACATGAAAGAAGACGTGTTAGCGATTTTAAAAGAAAGTCAATCGCATGTTTCAGGAGAGAAAATGAGTGAGCAATTAGCTTGTAGCAGAACAGCAATCTGGAAAGCTATATCTCAGCTTAAAAAAGAGGGGTACCCAATTGAGGCGCAACGTAATTTGGGCTATAAACTTACTGATTTTGACCTTTTAAACGAACGAGAGCTTGCTTTAATTGCTCCAGAATACAAGATCCACTATATAGAACAAACGGGATCTACTCAGCAGGTCGCGATGCAACTGTTAGCGGATGGTGCTGACACTAATACTGTCGTTGTGGCGGGGACACAAACGAGTGGCCGAGGAAGACTTGGTCGCGTTTGGCAATCGGAGAAATATACAACCGTATCCATGAGCATGATTATTAAGCCTACGATCACACTTCAGCATGCTCCAAAGCTCACTCTTGTAGCAGCAGTTGCTGTCGCGAGAGCACTGTCCAAGTATGCAGATGTATCCATTAAATGGCCAAACGATATTTTAATTAATGGGAAGAAAGTGTGCGGCATCTTAACAGAGCTTCAAGCGGATCCAGATCGAATTAAAGCAGTGATTATCGGGATTGGTATTAACGTAAATAACGCTGTATTTGATGAGAGCCTAGAAGACCGTGCAACATCGCTTGCACAAGAAGCGAAGCAATCCATTCCTCGCGTCAATGTCATAGAGCGTGTACTTACTGAATGGACGCAAATGTAC
This window contains:
- a CDS encoding YitT family protein; amino-acid sequence: MYPPIKIRHILLILLGTAILSFGLVYFNMENNLADGGFTGITLILFFMFEFNPAYTNLLLNIPLFIIGWKILGRNVFIYTVIGTVGVSVFLWLFQAYPIMSLPLQDDMTLAALFAGVFIGVGLGIVFRVGGTTGGVDIIAKLGFNYFGWSMGRTMFVFDAVVITASLIYLDYREAMYTIVAVFVAAKVIDFMQQGAYSGKAAMIISDHVPEIATAILEEMDRGATMLKGRGSFTGNDREVLYCVVGRNEMVRLKKTIARVDPHAFVTLQDVQDVMGEGFTLDENKRPLGV
- a CDS encoding biotin--[acetyl-CoA-carboxylase] ligase; amino-acid sequence: MKEDVLAILKESQSHVSGEKMSEQLACSRTAIWKAISQLKKEGYPIEAQRNLGYKLTDFDLLNERELALIAPEYKIHYIEQTGSTQQVAMQLLADGADTNTVVVAGTQTSGRGRLGRVWQSEKYTTVSMSMIIKPTITLQHAPKLTLVAAVAVARALSKYADVSIKWPNDILINGKKVCGILTELQADPDRIKAVIIGIGINVNNAVFDESLEDRATSLAQEAKQSIPRVNVIERVLTEWTQMYALFESDGFTVLKPLWEAYATSIGATIRVRSEQETLVCTLLGITDDGYLRVQREGGEETLIISGDIDLVSS
- the dapB gene encoding 4-hydroxy-tetrahydrodipicolinate reductase yields the protein MIHIVIAGPRGNMGKEAVKMVMGEETFTLTAVVDRKHDGARLKDVAPDLDADVPVYTNMEECFQKEVCDVLIDLTSPETGKQHMVTAFNYNVRPVVGTTGFTDEDIEELTKTASEKELGAIIAPNFAIGAILLMKFSKQAAKYMTDVEIIEQHHDKKLDAPSGTAIKTAQMIAEVREEKTQGHVDETETLQGARGADFEGMRIHSVRLPGRVAHQEVLFGGQGQTLTLRHDSLDRTSFMPGVKLAVDEVMHLKTLVYGLDQLID
- the bshB1 gene encoding bacillithiol biosynthesis deacetylase BshB1; the protein is MSHTDILAVGAHPDDVEIGMGGTLYKYRDKKTMIVHLTQAELSSNGTVATRLEESKRACDILNVDKTTTLTFPDRGLYTQRDKVIDELVKIIRETKPRFLFAPSKIDRHPDHGMCAELVAEAFFNSGIKRFKPELGDAFRPKALYFYQINGLHTPDFTIDISKSLEKKQEALEAFKSQFESTSTSTQTPLNNGYVEDVLARDKLIGRNSGVLYAEGFLTHHQYITKELFN
- the mgsA gene encoding methylglyoxal synthase: MNIACIAHDQKKDELVNFTIAYEPVLKDHTLFATGTTGTRIMEATNLSVHRFRSGPLGGDQQIGAKIAENEMDLVLFFKDPLTAQPHEPDISALIRLCDVYEIPLATNLATAEILIAGLSRGDFDFRELAKRRK
- the bshA gene encoding N-acetyl-alpha-D-glucosaminyl L-malate synthase BshA, which produces MKIGITCYPTVGGSGIVATELGLALAEKGHEVHFITSSLPFRLDDSHTNIYYHEVSVSSYAVFQYPPYDLALASKMADVIKEEKLDILHVHYAIPHAVSAFLAKEMVDGNVRIVTTLHGTDITVLGDDPTLSNMIRFSIEKSDIVTAVSDDLIRQTRELLHVKKDIHTVYNFIDERIYHPRATVNTKKELQIKDEQKVLIHISNFRKVKRVDDVVRVFHLVQKEIDSVLLLVGDGPELPIIRQLVKDLGISDRVRILGSQKRVAELLSISDVKLLLSSKESFGLVLLEAMACGVPVVGTDIGGIPEVIEDNVSGFICKLGDIEDIAQKTVELLEDERLHENMAIAARKRATVDFHKQKIVHQYEVLYERALHDKE
- a CDS encoding nucleotide pyrophosphohydrolase, which gives rise to MTKKTMEEMQQEVDAYISQFKEGYFSPLAMMARMTEEVGELAREVNHYYGEKPKKSSEEDRSMEQELGDILFVMICFANSLDIDMEEAFDLVMNKFNTRDKDRWTKIEEEEK